One segment of Gemmatimonadaceae bacterium DNA contains the following:
- a CDS encoding TonB-dependent receptor: protein MTAVLAATVAGQVQGQTATVRGKVSNPGGQPVPGAQVLVLRTTNGTQAGPDGSYVIGRIPAGVTTIRARAIGYESVERTVTLAAGQTLTLDFVIKTSPVSLDQVVVTGTAGSARKREVGNSIGQVSTADIPEVPTNVSNLLAGRVAGVQISGGTGNSGTGSAIRLRGATSLALSNQPLIYVDGVRTRSDEYPRNGIFQGATQRGANSNGSPLNDINPDDIERIEVVKGAAATTLFGTDAAAGVIQIFTKRGSSGAPKWTAQLNSGFSRMQKFGAGDAPLLYMDPFLRDGGRIGMQAQVAGGTQNNVKYLFSFGADNTNGVLQLDNERKYQLRANLDFNPMKHVQFSWNTSYTSNLITQTPAGNNAQGVTLNAFRQSRNYFGNANPDTIKLVYGQQLTSNIDRLLMGATTTWTPIERFSSRLVIGLDRSALENRNVRPYGFPGALLGIIQNQVWQNKILSFDWANNFEIRAGNDFRATLSAGTQYISSKVGDVVAYSENYPAPTNPTVASGSLRNADENRLKNITGGAFSQALFGYKDRYFVTVGARVDGNSAFGTNFGFQTYPKASASWVVSDESFWKEKFGTLKARAAYGAAGRAPTAFASVQTWEPVGWGTAPAVRPLNLGDPNLGPERTVETEFGLDQTLFSGRFSVDFTWFKAVTSDALFFVRNIPSNGFLASSLGNAGKIQKSGIEAAINATLLERKNLGIRAGLNVSTNKSKVLSLGGATSFSVGNFGWVIEGQPAPVLRGRLIRNADVIGAPIDTTSNYTFGPSQPTLILSPTLSITTWKGISISARGEYQGGAYIDEDASFQALSRSVLWPTCARAYTAIAASQPLTPRETLTCIPANARQDMFIFPADFFKIRDITVTVPLGRLIPGTASSMFVLSAQNVFRRNYGMPLFDPEMSGNDGFNATVRYISEHIPAPAMYLTSLRITF from the coding sequence TTGACGGCAGTGCTCGCGGCGACCGTCGCAGGACAGGTACAGGGCCAGACCGCGACGGTGCGCGGCAAGGTGTCCAACCCCGGCGGCCAGCCGGTGCCGGGTGCACAGGTGCTGGTGCTGCGCACCACCAACGGCACGCAGGCCGGCCCGGACGGGAGCTACGTCATCGGCCGCATCCCCGCCGGTGTCACCACCATCCGGGCCCGTGCGATCGGCTACGAGTCGGTGGAGCGCACCGTGACGCTCGCGGCGGGCCAGACCCTCACCCTCGACTTCGTCATCAAGACCTCCCCGGTCTCGCTCGACCAGGTGGTCGTCACCGGCACCGCCGGCTCCGCCCGCAAGCGGGAGGTGGGCAACTCCATCGGCCAGGTCAGCACCGCCGACATCCCCGAGGTGCCCACCAACGTCTCGAACCTGCTCGCCGGCCGCGTCGCCGGTGTGCAGATCTCGGGTGGCACCGGCAACTCGGGCACGGGCAGCGCGATCCGCCTTCGCGGCGCGACCTCGCTGGCGCTCAGCAACCAGCCGCTCATCTACGTCGACGGCGTCCGCACCCGGTCCGACGAGTACCCGCGCAACGGCATCTTCCAGGGGGCCACGCAGCGCGGGGCCAACTCCAACGGGAGCCCGCTCAACGACATCAACCCCGACGACATCGAGCGCATCGAGGTCGTGAAGGGCGCCGCCGCCACCACGCTCTTCGGCACCGACGCCGCCGCCGGCGTGATCCAGATCTTCACCAAGCGCGGCTCCAGCGGCGCGCCGAAGTGGACCGCACAGCTCAACTCCGGCTTCTCCCGCATGCAGAAGTTCGGGGCCGGCGACGCCCCGCTGCTCTACATGGACCCGTTCCTCCGCGACGGCGGCCGCATCGGCATGCAGGCGCAGGTGGCCGGCGGCACGCAGAACAACGTGAAGTACCTCTTCTCGTTCGGTGCCGACAACACCAATGGCGTCCTGCAGCTCGACAACGAGCGCAAGTACCAGCTCCGGGCGAACCTGGACTTCAACCCGATGAAGCACGTGCAGTTCAGCTGGAACACGTCATACACCAGCAACCTGATCACGCAGACCCCCGCCGGGAACAATGCGCAGGGCGTCACGCTCAACGCCTTCCGCCAGAGCCGCAACTACTTCGGCAACGCCAACCCGGACACGATCAAGCTCGTGTACGGGCAGCAGCTCACGTCGAACATCGATCGCCTGCTGATGGGCGCCACCACCACGTGGACCCCCATCGAGCGCTTCTCCAGCCGGCTCGTGATCGGGCTCGATCGCTCGGCACTCGAGAACCGGAACGTGCGCCCCTACGGTTTCCCCGGCGCACTGCTCGGCATCATCCAGAACCAGGTCTGGCAGAACAAGATCCTGAGCTTCGACTGGGCCAACAACTTCGAGATCCGCGCCGGCAACGACTTCCGTGCCACGCTCTCGGCCGGCACGCAGTACATCAGCTCGAAGGTCGGTGACGTCGTGGCGTACTCGGAGAACTACCCCGCGCCCACCAACCCGACCGTCGCCTCCGGCTCGCTGCGCAACGCCGACGAGAACCGCCTCAAGAACATCACCGGCGGGGCCTTCAGCCAGGCGCTGTTCGGCTACAAGGACCGGTACTTCGTGACCGTCGGCGCACGCGTCGATGGCAACAGCGCCTTCGGCACCAACTTCGGCTTCCAGACCTACCCGAAGGCGAGTGCGTCGTGGGTGGTGTCCGACGAGAGCTTCTGGAAGGAGAAGTTCGGTACGCTCAAGGCCCGCGCGGCCTACGGCGCCGCCGGTCGTGCGCCGACGGCCTTCGCCTCGGTGCAGACTTGGGAACCGGTGGGCTGGGGCACGGCGCCGGCCGTCCGGCCGCTCAACCTCGGTGACCCGAACCTCGGTCCCGAGCGCACCGTGGAGACGGAGTTCGGGCTCGACCAGACGCTGTTCTCGGGCCGCTTCTCGGTGGACTTCACCTGGTTCAAGGCCGTCACCTCCGACGCACTCTTCTTCGTCCGCAACATTCCGTCGAACGGCTTCCTCGCCAGCTCGCTCGGCAACGCCGGCAAGATCCAGAAGAGCGGCATCGAGGCCGCGATCAATGCGACGCTCCTCGAGCGGAAGAACCTCGGCATCCGCGCCGGCCTCAATGTCAGCACCAACAAGAGCAAGGTGCTGAGCCTTGGCGGTGCGACGTCGTTCAGCGTCGGTAATTTCGGCTGGGTGATCGAGGGGCAGCCCGCCCCCGTGCTGCGCGGCCGACTGATCCGCAACGCCGACGTCATCGGCGCCCCGATCGACACCACCTCCAACTACACCTTCGGCCCCTCGCAGCCCACGCTGATCCTCTCGCCGACGCTCAGCATCACCACCTGGAAGGGGATCAGCATCTCGGCCCGCGGCGAGTACCAGGGCGGTGCCTACATCGACGAGGATGCCTCGTTCCAGGCCCTCTCGCGCTCCGTGCTCTGGCCGACGTGCGCCCGCGCCTACACGGCCATCGCGGCGAGCCAGCCGCTCACCCCGCGCGAGACGCTCACCTGCATCCCTGCCAACGCGCGCCAGGACATGTTCATCTTCCCGGCCGACTTCTTCAAGATCCGCGACATCACCGTGACCGTGCCGCTCGGCCGGCTGATCCCGGGCACGGCCAGCAGCATGTTCGTGCTCTCGGCACAGAACGTCTTCCGCCGCAACTACGGCATGCCGCTGTTCGATCCCGAGATGTCGGGGAATGACGGGTTCAACGCCACCGTGCGGTACATCTCGGAGCACATCCCTGCGCCCGCGATGTACCTCACGTCCCTGCGTATCACGTTCTGA
- a CDS encoding thioredoxin domain-containing protein: MPNRLASEASPYLRQHADNPVDWYPWGEAAFAAARGTDRPILLSIGYAACHWCHVMAHESFEDAATAAVMNRLFVNVKVDREERPDVDAIYMQAVQAMTGRGGWPMTVFLTPDGEPFYGGTYFPPADIQGIPSFTRLMQSVASAWTTRREAVTATATTLRDLYANASAPLTPSGRVTAALLHDAAAATLAQHDAEAQGFGTAPKFPQAMALDFLLRHGTRHAHDGALGVVTDTWLAMTQGGIFDQLGGGFARYAIDRAWVVPHFEKMLYDNALLARLGVHLAQSTGSAEIERATRDVIGWVMREMTAGDGSLYASIDADSEGEEGRYYTFTRDELRALLGDDAPLAELAFGVTAGGNFEGKSILVQAMSLEFVAARLAMPLDEVSARMVRVRQRLLQARARRVPPATDRKRVAAWNGLMLAALAEAARVFGDPGILRAATRLAAFLTTTMCNGDRVGRSWIEGSRLTPGYLDDQAAVIAGLLALYTCTGSLDALQHARRLAVAMVRDFHDPQARSFYDTARDHEALITRPRELTDNATPCGAALACDVLLQLATLDDMPEYRAIVGQHLEAVAATMADHPLGFGHWLGVADRWVHGGVEVALVSGPDGDDDFLATVNRAYVPALTLARSGAGAATDPAVPALLRGRTTAAGRTTAWVCRGHTCELPATDTRTLAQQLRAAVRFQGG, from the coding sequence ATGCCAAACAGACTCGCCTCGGAAGCCTCCCCCTACCTTCGCCAGCACGCCGACAACCCGGTCGACTGGTATCCGTGGGGGGAGGCAGCCTTCGCGGCAGCCCGGGGGACGGACCGCCCGATCCTGCTCAGCATCGGGTATGCGGCGTGCCACTGGTGCCACGTCATGGCGCACGAGTCGTTCGAGGACGCCGCCACCGCCGCCGTGATGAACCGGCTGTTCGTGAACGTGAAGGTGGACCGCGAGGAGCGCCCCGACGTGGACGCGATCTACATGCAGGCGGTTCAGGCGATGACCGGTCGCGGCGGCTGGCCGATGACGGTGTTCCTGACCCCCGACGGCGAGCCGTTCTACGGCGGCACCTACTTTCCGCCGGCGGACATCCAGGGCATTCCCAGCTTCACGCGGTTGATGCAGAGTGTCGCCAGCGCCTGGACCACGCGACGCGAGGCGGTGACGGCCACCGCCACCACGCTGCGCGACCTGTACGCCAACGCCAGCGCGCCACTCACCCCGTCGGGGCGCGTGACCGCCGCGCTGCTGCACGACGCGGCAGCGGCGACCCTCGCGCAGCACGATGCCGAGGCGCAGGGCTTCGGCACCGCGCCGAAGTTCCCGCAGGCCATGGCTCTCGACTTCCTGCTGCGCCACGGCACGCGTCACGCCCACGACGGCGCCCTCGGCGTGGTGACCGACACGTGGCTGGCGATGACACAGGGCGGCATCTTCGACCAGCTCGGCGGCGGGTTCGCACGGTATGCCATCGACCGCGCGTGGGTGGTGCCGCACTTCGAGAAGATGCTCTACGACAACGCCCTGCTCGCCCGGCTGGGTGTGCACCTGGCGCAATCCACCGGCAGCGCCGAGATCGAGCGGGCCACCCGCGATGTGATCGGATGGGTGATGCGCGAGATGACGGCCGGTGACGGCAGCCTGTACGCCAGCATCGATGCCGACAGCGAGGGCGAGGAAGGGCGCTACTACACCTTCACGCGCGACGAGCTGCGCGCCCTGCTGGGCGACGATGCGCCGCTGGCGGAGCTGGCGTTCGGCGTCACGGCGGGCGGGAACTTCGAGGGGAAATCCATCCTCGTGCAGGCGATGTCGCTGGAATTCGTGGCCGCCAGGCTGGCGATGCCGCTGGACGAGGTGTCCGCGCGGATGGTGCGCGTGCGGCAGCGGCTCCTGCAGGCACGGGCCCGGCGCGTGCCACCGGCCACCGACCGGAAACGCGTGGCCGCGTGGAATGGGCTGATGCTCGCCGCGCTTGCGGAAGCGGCGCGGGTGTTCGGAGACCCTGGCATCCTCCGCGCCGCCACACGGCTGGCGGCGTTCCTGACGACGACGATGTGCAACGGCGACCGTGTGGGCCGGAGCTGGATCGAGGGGAGCCGCCTGACCCCCGGCTACCTCGACGACCAGGCGGCCGTCATCGCGGGACTGCTCGCGCTCTACACCTGCACCGGCTCGCTCGACGCGCTGCAGCACGCGCGCCGCCTCGCCGTGGCGATGGTGCGCGACTTCCACGACCCGCAGGCGCGCAGTTTCTACGACACGGCGCGCGATCACGAGGCGCTCATCACCCGGCCGCGCGAGCTCACCGACAACGCCACGCCGTGCGGCGCCGCACTGGCCTGCGACGTGTTGCTGCAGCTTGCCACGCTCGACGACATGCCGGAGTACCGTGCGATCGTGGGGCAACACCTCGAGGCCGTGGCGGCAACGATGGCCGACCACCCGCTGGGGTTCGGCCACTGGCTCGGCGTCGCCGACCGCTGGGTGCATGGCGGCGTGGAAGTGGCACTGGTGAGTGGACCGGACGGCGACGACGACTTCCTGGCGACGGTCAACAGGGCCTACGTCCCCGCCCTCACGCTGGCGCGGTCAGGCGCAGGGGCCGCGACGGATCCGGCGGTGCCGGCCCTGCTGCGCGGCCGGACGACGGCAGCGGGCCGGACGACCGCGTGGGTCTGCCGCGGCCACACCTGCGAGCTCCCCGCCACCGACACGCGGACGCTGGCGCAGCAGCTGCGCGCCGCCGTGCGCTTCCAGGGCGGGTGA
- a CDS encoding L-aspartate oxidase, producing the protein MIPRISTRVLVVGSGVAGLFTAWRCAEQGPVLLMTKRTLRDSNTMWAQGGIAAALGAGDSPELHRRDTLAAGAALCDVDAVDVLVREGPDRVRELVEAGAQFDLTAAGGFKLGKEAAHSRRRIVHARGDQTGAEVSRTLIERVLAAPNVKVLETARVLDVILVDGRCIGVRAAIDGRPVEVYAESVVLATGGLGQVFRHTTNPTVATGDGFAIAHRAGARMADMEFVQFHPTALATSENPLALVSEAVRGEGAILLDGTGKRFMPEKHRLAELAPRDIVAREIFRAQQRTGIVHLDARAITDFDTRFPGIFALCTARGVDPRHDLIPVTPAAHYMMGGIVTDLDGRTTVPGMYAAGEVACTGVHGANRLASNSLLEGLVFAERVSRDIALTGPHGVREPAFVPWTVPVLRDRGAAQVAADAVRNVMWQYAGIDRTARGLRVAVKEVDAIEARLPEGATEELNMVQTARMIVQAALLRKESRGGHFRSDFPRAKRKWRETHIEW; encoded by the coding sequence ATGATCCCGCGCATCTCGACCCGCGTGCTGGTGGTCGGCAGCGGTGTCGCCGGACTGTTCACGGCCTGGCGCTGCGCGGAGCAGGGCCCCGTGCTGCTGATGACGAAGCGGACGCTGCGCGACTCCAACACGATGTGGGCGCAGGGCGGCATCGCCGCCGCACTCGGCGCCGGTGACAGTCCCGAGCTGCACCGCCGCGACACGCTTGCCGCCGGTGCAGCCCTCTGCGACGTGGACGCGGTGGACGTGCTCGTGCGCGAAGGCCCGGATCGCGTGCGCGAACTGGTGGAGGCGGGGGCGCAGTTCGACCTCACAGCCGCCGGCGGCTTCAAGCTGGGCAAGGAGGCGGCACACTCGCGCCGCCGGATCGTGCACGCGCGCGGTGACCAGACCGGCGCGGAGGTGTCACGCACGCTGATCGAGCGCGTGCTGGCGGCCCCGAACGTGAAGGTGCTCGAGACAGCCCGCGTGCTGGACGTGATCCTCGTCGACGGGCGCTGCATCGGCGTGCGCGCCGCCATCGACGGCCGGCCGGTGGAGGTCTACGCGGAGTCGGTGGTGCTGGCGACGGGTGGGCTGGGGCAGGTGTTCCGGCACACCACCAATCCCACCGTGGCCACCGGCGACGGCTTCGCGATCGCGCACCGCGCCGGCGCACGCATGGCCGACATGGAGTTCGTGCAGTTCCATCCCACCGCCCTCGCCACCAGCGAGAACCCGCTGGCGCTGGTGAGCGAGGCGGTGCGCGGTGAGGGAGCGATCCTGCTCGACGGCACCGGGAAGCGGTTCATGCCCGAGAAGCACCGGCTGGCCGAGCTGGCGCCGCGCGACATCGTCGCCCGCGAGATCTTCCGTGCGCAGCAACGCACCGGGATCGTGCACCTCGATGCCCGCGCGATCACGGACTTCGACACGCGCTTCCCCGGCATCTTCGCGCTCTGCACCGCGCGCGGCGTGGACCCCCGCCACGACCTGATCCCGGTCACCCCCGCGGCACACTACATGATGGGCGGCATCGTGACCGACCTCGATGGCCGTACCACGGTGCCAGGGATGTACGCCGCCGGCGAGGTGGCCTGCACCGGCGTGCACGGTGCCAACCGGCTGGCCTCCAACTCGCTGCTCGAGGGGCTGGTGTTCGCGGAGCGTGTCAGCCGCGACATTGCATTGACCGGGCCGCACGGCGTGCGGGAGCCGGCCTTCGTGCCATGGACCGTGCCGGTGCTGCGGGACCGCGGCGCCGCGCAGGTGGCGGCCGACGCGGTGCGGAACGTGATGTGGCAGTACGCCGGGATCGACCGCACCGCGCGCGGCCTGCGCGTGGCAGTGAAGGAAGTGGACGCCATCGAGGCGCGGCTGCCCGAGGGGGCCACCGAGGAGCTGAACATGGTGCAGACCGCCCGCATGATCGTGCAGGCGGCGCTGCTTCGGAAGGAGAGTCGCGGCGGGCACTTCCGCAGCGACTTCCCGCGCGCCAAGCGGAAGTGGCGCGAAACGCACATCGAATGGTGA
- a CDS encoding dipeptidase: MPAAVAPDLEHFLAGASARIHGELHDFLRIPSVSASSEHIADVRRAAEWVAAQCTAIGLTTAEVIDTRGHPIVLAEWRGAPGKPTVLIYGHYDVQPPEPLELWTSPAFEPTVRDGKLFARGSVDDKGQLFLHLKALEAHLQARGTLPVNVIVLAEGEEEVGSENLSPFIAEHAARLKCDAVVISDSTMFAPGQPSILSSLRGLAYFEIRVTGPQSDLHSGMYGGAVVNPAMELARILATLHHPDGRIAIPGFYDAVLPFPDAVREQMRGLPFDEEHFRAEVGAPALGGEQGYTVLERLWTRPTCEVNGLLSGYTGEGAKTVLPSHAMAKVSCRLVPDQDPAVIEQLMHDHVHAVKGAGVTVEVEHLHGGKPWRAELHGPIFDAARRALTAAFGTEPVITGEGGSIPVVGDFQRLLQAPVLLVGFGLPGENAHAPDEWISVENFELGMRAMAALWDELAST; encoded by the coding sequence ATGCCCGCGGCCGTCGCCCCCGATCTCGAACACTTCCTCGCCGGCGCTTCCGCGCGCATCCACGGCGAGCTGCACGACTTCCTCCGCATCCCGAGCGTGAGCGCCAGCAGCGAACACATCGCCGACGTGCGCCGTGCCGCGGAGTGGGTCGCCGCCCAGTGCACCGCCATCGGCCTCACCACCGCCGAGGTGATCGACACCCGGGGCCACCCGATCGTGCTGGCCGAGTGGCGTGGCGCGCCGGGCAAGCCGACGGTGCTCATCTACGGGCACTACGACGTGCAGCCACCCGAGCCGCTGGAGCTCTGGACGTCGCCGGCGTTCGAACCCACCGTGCGCGACGGCAAGCTCTTCGCCCGCGGCAGCGTGGACGACAAGGGGCAGCTCTTCCTGCACCTGAAGGCCCTCGAGGCGCACCTGCAGGCGCGTGGCACGCTGCCGGTGAACGTGATCGTGCTGGCCGAGGGTGAGGAGGAGGTGGGCAGCGAGAACCTGTCGCCGTTCATCGCCGAGCACGCCGCGCGCCTCAAGTGCGATGCGGTCGTGATCTCCGACTCGACGATGTTCGCGCCCGGCCAGCCGTCGATCCTCAGCTCGCTGCGCGGCCTGGCGTACTTCGAGATCCGCGTGACGGGACCGCAGTCCGACCTGCACAGCGGCATGTACGGCGGGGCGGTGGTGAACCCGGCGATGGAACTGGCACGCATCCTGGCCACGCTGCACCACCCGGATGGCCGCATCGCGATCCCGGGCTTCTACGATGCCGTGTTGCCATTCCCCGACGCGGTGCGCGAGCAGATGCGCGGCCTGCCGTTCGACGAGGAGCACTTCCGCGCGGAGGTGGGTGCGCCGGCCCTCGGCGGCGAACAGGGCTACACCGTGCTCGAGCGCCTCTGGACACGCCCGACGTGCGAGGTGAACGGCCTGCTCAGCGGCTACACCGGTGAGGGGGCGAAGACGGTGCTGCCGTCGCACGCGATGGCGAAGGTGAGCTGCCGCCTGGTGCCCGACCAGGATCCCGCCGTCATCGAGCAGCTGATGCACGACCATGTGCACGCGGTGAAGGGCGCGGGCGTGACGGTGGAGGTGGAGCACCTCCACGGCGGCAAGCCGTGGCGTGCGGAACTCCATGGGCCGATCTTCGATGCCGCTCGTCGCGCGCTCACGGCGGCATTCGGGACGGAACCGGTGATCACCGGCGAGGGGGGCTCGATCCCGGTCGTCGGCGACTTCCAGCGCCTGTTGCAGGCGCCCGTGCTGCTGGTGGGATTCGGCCTGCCCGGCGAGAACGCACACGCCCCCGACGAGTGGATCAGCGTCGAGAACTTCGAGCTGGGCATGCGCGCCATGGCCGCCCTCTGGGACGAGCTGGCCAGCACGTGA
- a CDS encoding acyl-CoA dehydrogenase family protein, protein MTTAPRSFTRDLFAGEIHDDLIFPYPDSLEQRDPAEAAVVTRIIRELNALVGDLIRPEQFDEDEAIPEPVIQAFARLGLLGISIPKEYGGLGLSTAGYARVFAAVATVDPSLAVLVGVHCGLGGKAIALYGTADQKARYLPMLARGETLAAYALTEPETGSDAQHIVTTARLNDAGTHWLLSGRKYWIGNGHRAGVLACFAQTPVERDGRTVMRPTAFIVRPDMPGFHIERTFRKLGIKGSTQAELRFDNMAVPVDHVLGEVGKGFKVAVHALNAGRLSLAAGCTLGTRAILGQFVQYAGERVQFGKPLADFEITQRKMADLAADQYAADSMIGVLVSLMSREGVDASLEAACVKVFASEMAWRAADEMVQLAGGRGFCKPWPYERQLRDVRINRIFEGANEILRLFIALNGVQGPAETLQELGDAMKAPMQNMGLLTEFVVSKVKSALRVGEDATVDTPLHARLDPHRRYFEKHVAELRTATDAAIMAHKKQLIDRQMLVERLSNMAIELFARACVLSRTQRLLRERGLEALERELHLCDLFCVQSGRRFREQRENLESPQDATRRAIAEDLRAAGGAFVPDSVLEVRLDLPRHPVVPLREPSQEVR, encoded by the coding sequence ATGACCACCGCACCGCGTTCGTTCACCCGCGACCTCTTCGCCGGCGAGATCCACGACGACCTGATCTTCCCCTATCCGGATTCGCTCGAGCAGCGCGATCCGGCGGAAGCGGCCGTCGTCACCCGGATCATCCGCGAGCTCAACGCGCTGGTGGGGGACCTGATACGTCCCGAGCAGTTCGACGAGGACGAGGCGATTCCCGAGCCGGTGATCCAGGCGTTCGCACGTCTGGGGTTACTTGGCATCAGCATCCCGAAGGAGTACGGCGGCCTCGGGTTGTCCACGGCGGGGTACGCGCGGGTGTTCGCGGCGGTGGCCACCGTCGATCCGTCGCTGGCGGTGCTGGTGGGGGTGCACTGCGGCCTGGGGGGCAAGGCCATCGCCCTCTACGGAACCGCCGACCAGAAGGCGCGCTACCTGCCTATGCTCGCGCGCGGCGAGACGCTGGCGGCTTACGCGCTGACCGAACCCGAGACGGGGTCCGACGCGCAGCACATCGTCACCACCGCGCGGCTGAACGACGCCGGTACCCACTGGCTGCTGAGCGGGCGCAAGTACTGGATCGGCAATGGCCACCGCGCCGGCGTGCTGGCCTGCTTCGCGCAGACCCCGGTGGAGCGCGACGGTCGCACGGTGATGCGCCCCACGGCGTTCATCGTCCGGCCGGACATGCCCGGATTCCACATCGAGCGCACCTTCCGCAAACTCGGCATCAAGGGATCCACGCAGGCGGAGTTGCGGTTCGACAATATGGCCGTGCCGGTGGACCACGTGCTCGGCGAGGTGGGCAAGGGGTTCAAGGTGGCGGTGCATGCCCTGAACGCCGGCCGGCTGAGCCTCGCCGCGGGCTGCACGCTCGGCACCCGGGCGATCCTCGGCCAGTTCGTGCAGTACGCCGGCGAGCGGGTGCAGTTCGGCAAGCCGCTGGCGGACTTCGAGATCACGCAGCGCAAGATGGCCGACCTCGCCGCCGACCAGTACGCCGCCGACAGCATGATCGGCGTGCTGGTCTCGCTGATGTCCCGCGAGGGCGTGGACGCGTCGCTGGAGGCGGCGTGCGTGAAGGTGTTCGCGAGCGAGATGGCGTGGCGCGCGGCGGACGAGATGGTGCAGCTTGCCGGCGGGCGCGGCTTCTGCAAGCCGTGGCCGTACGAGCGGCAGCTCCGCGACGTGCGCATCAACCGCATCTTCGAGGGGGCGAACGAGATCCTGCGGCTCTTCATCGCGCTGAACGGCGTGCAGGGGCCGGCCGAGACGCTGCAGGAGCTGGGCGACGCGATGAAGGCCCCGATGCAGAACATGGGGCTGCTCACGGAGTTCGTGGTGAGCAAGGTGAAGAGCGCGCTGCGGGTGGGGGAAGACGCCACCGTGGACACACCGCTGCATGCCCGCCTCGATCCCCACCGCAGGTACTTCGAGAAGCACGTGGCCGAGCTGCGCACCGCCACCGACGCCGCGATCATGGCGCACAAGAAGCAGCTCATCGACCGGCAGATGCTGGTGGAGCGGCTCTCCAACATGGCAATCGAGCTCTTCGCGCGCGCCTGTGTCCTGAGCCGCACGCAGCGCCTGCTGCGCGAGCGGGGGCTGGAGGCGCTGGAGCGGGAGCTGCACCTCTGCGACCTGTTCTGCGTGCAGAGCGGCCGTCGCTTCCGCGAGCAGCGCGAGAACCTCGAGAGTCCGCAGGACGCGACGCGCCGCGCGATCGCCGAGGACCTGCGGGCGGCCGGCGGGGCGTTCGTGCCGGACTCGGTGCTCGAGGTGCGGCTGGACCTGCCCCGCCACCCGGTGGTGCCGCTGCGGGAGCCGTCGCAGGAAGTTCGGTGA
- the nadA gene encoding quinolinate synthase NadA gives MTVLETQYDAALHAQVRALAKERNAVILAHNYERPEIQDVADYVGDSLGLSREAARTDAEVIVFCGVHFMAETAAILSPQKTVLLPDLAAGCSLASTIDAEQLRAWKREYPGAVVVSYVNTTAEVKAETDYCCTSGNAVEVIQAIPAERTILFCPDMFLGAHVKRVTGRENIVVWMGECHVHAGIDPENINSMRAAHPDAEFLVHPECGCSTSVLDAVSSGAVSSRQLSILSTEGMIRRPAESAATEFIVATEIGILHRLRHENPSKTFFAANDRASCAYMKVTTLPKVLAALQTMEHRITVPRDVADRARRAIDRMIAIGGTTPSTPPGPGVDPGE, from the coding sequence ATGACGGTGCTGGAAACGCAGTATGACGCCGCGCTCCATGCGCAGGTCCGCGCGCTGGCGAAGGAACGCAACGCGGTGATCCTGGCGCACAACTACGAGCGGCCCGAGATCCAGGACGTGGCCGACTACGTGGGTGACTCGCTCGGCCTCTCCCGTGAGGCCGCCCGCACCGATGCCGAGGTGATCGTGTTCTGCGGCGTCCACTTCATGGCCGAGACGGCGGCGATCCTCTCGCCGCAGAAGACGGTCCTGCTCCCGGACCTGGCCGCCGGCTGCTCGCTGGCGTCCACCATCGACGCCGAACAGCTTCGCGCGTGGAAGCGGGAGTATCCCGGCGCCGTGGTCGTGAGCTACGTGAACACCACTGCCGAGGTGAAGGCGGAGACGGACTACTGCTGCACCTCCGGCAATGCGGTGGAGGTGATCCAGGCCATCCCGGCCGAGCGCACCATCCTCTTCTGCCCTGACATGTTCCTCGGCGCCCACGTCAAGCGCGTGACCGGGCGCGAGAACATCGTCGTGTGGATGGGGGAGTGTCACGTGCACGCCGGCATCGACCCGGAGAACATCAACAGCATGCGCGCCGCCCATCCCGACGCCGAGTTCCTGGTGCATCCGGAGTGCGGCTGCAGCACCAGTGTGCTGGATGCCGTGTCCAGCGGCGCGGTCTCCAGCCGGCAGCTCTCGATCCTCAGCACCGAGGGGATGATCCGGCGTCCGGCCGAGAGCGCCGCCACCGAGTTCATCGTCGCGACCGAGATCGGCATCCTGCACCGCCTGCGCCACGAGAACCCGTCCAAGACCTTCTTCGCCGCCAACGATCGTGCGAGCTGCGCCTACATGAAGGTGACCACGCTGCCCAAGGTGCTGGCCGCGCTGCAGACCATGGAGCACCGCATCACCGTGCCGCGTGACGTGGCGGACCGGGCGCGCCGGGCCATCGACCGGATGATCGCGATCGGCGGCACCACGCCGTCCACGCCGCCCGGCCCCGGCGTCGATCCGGGCGAATGA